The Nicotiana sylvestris chromosome 6, ASM39365v2, whole genome shotgun sequence genomic sequence AGATTGTCGTTGTTCAAGACGAAAATGTAATTTTCTCTCTACCATGCTATTCCTTGTTCTACTGTCTGACATATAATTTCAATCACcattattttttaatataaacaaaagaaagaaacttATCAGCTTAAGTTATCATACAGTTAATTATTTCTCCTGGTGTAAACTATATTAAGAAGTAAATATTAGAAAATCTCTCTGAAGCCAGATTTTACGCATCTACCATTCACTCCTGCTTGATATTTTCTTGCCCAGCATCTTCGGAAAAATAAATGTGATACCAAACTTTTGGGTTTCTGTTTCGGATTAATTACATCCGCCCTTTTAACCCTTGGTTTGTCTAAAAGTATATTTTCGCATTACTTTTTGCACTTTCCCTGGTCGAAATTTTCTTTTAGTTACATATAATATTTTTTGCTACTAACCAGTTCTGCTGAATTTTATACATTCTGGGAGCTACCAGTTTGGATTTTAGGAAGCCTTTTTGAAGATAATTACTGCATATGTCATCATAACATTTGAATTTTACGCATGCTTAGAACTTTTTACATGTGTGTTTTTTCCATCTCTCCGTATATTGGTATAAACAATATAGTTAGGCAGTTTGCACCAATTAATATATCGAGCGAAAAAATAGGTCTAACAAAATATCATTAGAGCTGCTCCATATCTGTATGCTCACTTCTTCGGCTGTGTTGTAGCCACATAATATATTGAACAATAATTATCTCTTATGGGACTTATTTTGATTTGTAGTATCATTGTACAAATATTGGCTCGGTTCTGGAAACATACATTTTTTGGGTAAAGGAAACTAGAATAGTAGCAGTTGAGTATACTTGATTGGCGTGTGCACGCACGCACACCCCCCTCCcccccacatatatatatatatatatatatatatatatatatatatatatatatatatatcaaacaaATAACTGGCTCATGATTCCCGACTGGGGCACAATCATTACTAATGTCATCAAGTATTAATGTTGTTGTAGCTATTTGGCATATACCATTATCCTTACACATTCTTGTTGAAAGGTTAGTTTTGTcggtatttttgtttttatttaggAGTGGCCTTAGGAATTTCTTCTTTGCTGATTCAATTTGTTCAGTTGGACGTTGTTGGTTCttttttttccctctctttcaaatTTATCCCTATTGATTTCTTCGTTGTAGACATCATATTGTTACTAGGTTGGTTGCACATGGTGTATGAGGAATTCAATTTCGGTTTCCCTTAATTTCTAGGCATTCCCTTGAGTTCACTCAAAAAGGTTCATGCTTTCACGTAAGAACAAATAGAACAAAAGAGGAGAAAAGTTATTTCAGAAGCTTCCCAGTGTAGTTGCAGGCCATCCATTGAGTTTTCTAATGCGTCTTCATTTTGACTAATAACCTCTTTAATGAAATAAATCAACTAATTAGATACTATCATATTTCCAGATGATTATATGGTATGACTTACTAGCAGGTCCAATACTAAGTACTCCACCCGTCTACGTATTATTGTCTTTGCCTGTGCTAATTGTAGTGTTTCTCGCTTACTGCGAATGTTGAAGATAGAAAGGGAAGATGTTCTCGCAACTTCCTCCAATGATTCTCAAGATGTTATAAGAATGACGAGAGACTGTGAAGTTTTTGTAGGTATACATGATGAATACATGAATATAAATATGCTGACGCATAAGATCTATTATTAACCAAAAAGTGATCAAAGGCATCTACCAATTACACATCTATAGTTAAGATGAGTCATCACTATAATTGGTTGCCTCGTCAAAGTTAGTTGAGGTTCTGAGCAGATTGTGCTTTATGTTATTTcatggaaagaaaataaaagagaggaTCTGACAACTGATAAAaaaatttaagtttaaatacTTCAGTGACTTGTGCACGCTGATGTCCTTTTCTTCGTCTATATTTTGGGGCTTTTATGGATTTGCTTCAGATATTGCCTTTAGATAAGTTATTTGATTTTTTATGAGTTTCAAGGGAGCACTCGATGTTAAACTGTCTAAATTCTGAAGTTTTTTGGTTGTTATTGTATTTATCTATAGTTCCTTAATACATTTTAtggaaatgaaaaaggaaagatgaagaAAATTGTTCTTTCTTATATCCATATATTGCTGCTGTCATGAATCCTCATGCAAAGATTTGTCCAGAAATGGATCAATTTTCTTGCCATCTCTTCAATACTCTATATTTTTATGTCTCTGTAAGTTTTATATGCACATATTTTTTTGGAATCTGGTAACTAAATCATCATGATATCAAAAAACAGGAAGATAAAGTGGTTGCTGTTCTGTACGGGGAAGATATAGAAAAGTATGCAGACAAGCTCACCCCGTTTTCCACTTACTTGATATCTACTGCAAAAGTGAGGGTTCCTTTACCATACGGTGTACCTACCAACCGTTTTGAATGGGTTATCGACAGATTTACTGTTGTCGAAGAGGTGAAAGATGACAACTTACAAGATCCACCGCTCCCGCCTCCGACGAGGTTGAATACTGTACCTTTTGCATATCTGCACGACCAACAGCGAAATACAGAATTTGGTAACCATTATTTTACGCATAGTACTCGTtcacaattaaatttatttgtatCCTTACATTCTGGAACTGTGCACATTGGTCTAAATTATAAGCCACTTGCAATTTTCATTAAACGGACATAATTGTCGTTGTGGTGAAATGTCGCTCGGTAAAGTACGCTGGCGCTAACAATATCAAATGCCGTGAAATCACCGTACTTGATACCAGGTAAGTCTATTGGAGTTCTATTTACCTTACTACTTTCGCTACATCATAAAACTAAATTTTCCCAGAGAAAGATTTTCTTAGCACAATATTATTAGACACACTAAATTGGTTATAAGAGGAATAGATGATTTGATTTACAAAGAGGATCAACACAGTAAAATCAAATACATTGTAAATATCCAAATATTAAGAATCCTTGATTTATGCTTTGAATACCCAAATTCACAGGTGTTGCTTCAATGATAACGAATACTACATAACCCAAATACAAAAAAAGGATGTTGTAGTTGCATTCCAATAGCCAGAATCGTGACAAACAACATAAATATTAGCAAAAGTTGAGTAATTAGCAACTGTGACCAACTTTaagattattaatttttttttgatttggtgACCAATTTAAGATAAAGAAATTAGTACAAGAAGGACAAGACAATAAGCAGACCGAGCTAACCACAAAAACCAAAGCTAAAAATTGTTTCTTCAAGCTATAAAATGCAACCATAACACTTTAATAAAATGTTTAATACTAAATAATTTAAACACAAAAATCAAAGCTAAAAATTATTTCTTGAAGCTCAAAGAATATAAAGTGTTTACAATTATAACAATTTACAGAAAATACTCAATACCCAATAATCTAAACATAAATCAAAGCTAAAAATTATTTCTTGAAGCTCACAAGCATACCCAGTGTTTAAAACCAAAACAATCTATAGAAAATACTTAATACCCAATAAGCTAAAGTTGAAATAAAATCAACTGAAGAACAtaaaaagagataaaaaaaatCATAAGTACATCCAATTATTCATTCCAAACTGGAAAAACCTGTATACGTCATGCTGCATTTGTTTACTTAGGCATTCACAATGCCTCATTTATAAAACCCTTCTGCCAACCTTAACTCTCCTGCCCGAACGTTTCACTTAATTCTTTTCGCATTGTTTGAATAACGATCTTATCGAATTGTCTCTGTTATTTTTAAATTTACACCTCTTCTTTATTATTCTTGGTGACATTATTACTATTGTATTTTTGGGGGGATAGTGTCATTTACTGTCCATTCCTTCTATTGTAGTGTGAGGCCTACTATCCTTACGCTGTGGGAAGAATTTGCCGATGCTGATGGAAGTATCCTAGCTGCACATGTTGCTGAATATCCAATAATTGTAGCAAAACGAATTACCCGAACCAACTATGCTGGTATGGAAAAACTTACGCTTTTTTTTTGGTACTACAAGGGATCTGTTATGAATTCTTTACTAACATAATGTATCATATAGGATTATCATTATCGACAAGGTACAATTCGGTCATACTGATAAATCCACCATATCCTCAAGTTGAGGGACTTCTGAACTGGTATGAAACAGATATTTATGTACCAAATTTTATACTTCGATCTTTATTTCATGCAAGCTAAACATGTGCGGTAAAACTACATGATCCAGCATATACAATTCTCTATCGTACCATCGTGTTTCCCTTCTTACCAAAAAAAGGGAAATACTTAGCGGGCTATACATTCAAAAAAACTTCTTTCAGTCAATTACAGGTTTATAGCAATTTGGTATCTATGTATCTTTATTGAAATGCTCTTCAGCTACACTGCATCTCATTTTATAATATAGCTTTATGAGTTTAAAATGTTAAAGCTTATATGCAAACTTCATCATTAAAATAATTTACTGAACAGCTCTTGGGAATGTGTGACTTTGTCCGTAAATCATTGACCATTTTTGTATGGTATATGTAACATTAGTAAGACTAAGCAGTCCAGTATGGATTGTTATCCCATTGATCATCTATGAAATAGCACTGCACCACGTTGATTGTTATGACAATCGCTCTACAATCTGACAAACAAGGTGATACTGTTGTTCAACTCTAGCGAAATTTCTGCAAAAATTAGCTTATTCTGCTAATAACCAGAATTTCTTATCAGTATTCTTAGAAAATGTCTACACTATATGTTTACTTACCATATATGCTATATGTTGGAGCAGTAGTCAACTGAAAAATTATCTTATTTGCATTACAACTGTGGTCAACTGAATGatgtattatttatttattttttctgtcAATTTTTCGTGTTACTGGTATAACTGCCGCAATAATTTCTCATTGAAACAACCTATTCCTACTTTTTCCTACGTTTTTTTAGCTTGCGACAACCTTTCTGTATCATTTTAAATCTACGTGACATTTGTTGGCATTGAAATTCTCCATACACATACAGGGTCAGAGACAACAGACGCACATTGATGAGATACAATCAGCAAACTAATTCGTCACTTGTGCTTGCGCCAGATATTGTACCAATTGTTGATATCCCGTCACAATCTCATGTATGTGTATTTTATGCATGCTAATATGTGTACATATAAAGTACTTTAGTATTTTAACCCCAACTCAATAAATCTGCTTATATCTCCTTCTTTCGCAGATACAAGTCTTTTGAAGTGGAAGGTAAATTATCACCGCCAAATGACAACCAAGATTTTTATGAATTATTGTGTTCACACTGCGGGCATCAGTACAGAACTCATTCGCCCAAAATTATTCATTGTGCGAGCTGCAAACAACGTGCAATGTTAACACCCAGGTACAAAGATAGTCAAATAGTTATTCCAGAAAGTTGGAGTTCGCTttactttcaacatcaaactGACGGTCACCCCAAAACCTTGTCGCTAGATTAACCATCACCACTAATTATGTACTCAAATGAGAATCAGCATATAATTCCTTGGTCAATAAATAGTGGAGtagaaagaattataaataatTAGAATTTTCATGTACAAATTGGAAGAAAGTTATAGCCGACaacttcaaacaaaaaaggtATTTTTTGTCATTGGCATCATGAAAATAAAATAACGTATATCAAAGAGATCAGTTAATTTACTTGATGCTTGAATcatattctcttatatatatatatatatatatatatatatatatatactagctTTGGCAGTACATCATGAAACAATATGCTAGATTtgctatttcatgttaaaaaaacTTTATTCCCTTGAAGATTTGTTACACTCCAGAACAGAAAAAAAGGAAGAACTGAACAGTATCATGTATCTAAAACATCATTTTTTTGGGTTTATAGAGAGCATTTACATTCTTTTCTAAGAAACCAGGCAAGTCAACTATTGCTAACAACTTTTTCTCATGTGGGGTACTTAGTGTTAattgtgttttttcttttttgttgctaTTAGAGCACGCTTTGAGGTTGTCATGACAGACAGCAGTGGATCAGCTGTAGCAACATTAATAGGTGAATTAGGAGAAAAATTTCTTGATATGACCGCCGCGGGTATCTGTGAAATAATCTCCGTAAAGGTATGTTGTTGATGGCAATTGGAGAAACTTTGTTAAAATTATGATACAGTGAAAGCAAGTGTACTCTTAGTTCTTTCTATTCTGTCTTCATTGATGTCTGCCTTTGGGTATAAGGTGCCTTTTAATTTCTTATGCATCCCAAGTACTTTATAGGCTAAAAAATAGTATATTACTTTTGATCACCATCTTGATGTGTTAAATTCATGTTTTTCTTTCTTGCAGAAACAACCATTACCTCTTGAACATGTTCGACAACGTCTTACTCATAGACTCTTCAAGATACAACTGCGGAAAACATTTTCTAGAACTTCTGATATGCGGTTGTTCATTGTGTCCTACTTTGTCAAGGAAGATTTATTTCAGTTGCCCGCAGCAGTTGCCTCTAAAGAAATTGGAGAAAGCAGTAACACTAAATTGAAAAATGTTGCAATAGGGAAACAGTTAGAAAGAGGAGAAAGCAGTCACTCGAATATGCAAGAAGTTATACCTACAGAAGAGCTGAAGAACGAGTTAACTACAGAAGGTAGTTCTTCCACTAAGAGGAAACAAACTGAACTGAATAGCTCCCCCAAGAAAAAATGAAGGTTAATAAGCTTTATCTCTACTTTTTCATTACTCCTTTTAACATGCAGAATAAATAACTCAAACAAAACTCAAAGAAAAATAGACATAACAATGATGAAAGCACCTGGCAAAGCTGAGGGAAAATTAGAAGATTTCCTCTTTTGATCATTAACATACTCTTTAAGGAACCATAATGAAATCCCAGCAGTTGCTCTGCTGGACCACCTACTGTAATTTATCAAATAAGTCATCTTTAGATTCAATTACAGAGCATGTCACCTCAGCTTATTCTTCCATTGTCTCCATTACTTAGCATCCTAGTGTTCGTCAAGTAAAATAGGcttaaagaaagctgaaaagtCTGAGTTTGAAATAGTgtaacttttcttttcttttttaaaataatgATATTATCTATTCAGAACTGTGTGAATTTCTCGATTGGTTACCTAGGACAGATTCTTCAGTTTTCTTTTTTTCGTGATATGTGGCTTTTGTGTTGTCTTTAGAATCAGAAAATGGTTGTCCAATTAGCTCAATCCTTTTATTTTCTTCTCACTAACAGCAAAGGGCATAGTTCTTTTTTCTCCTATTAGAATTCATCGGAATGATATTACTTTTTATGAATCTCTAGCATTTCATTTTGTTGTTAGAGCTCTCATAAGTTGTGTATATGTTTTAATGATAGTACTTGACTCTACGCTTTCGCTTACCTGCatgtaaaattattatttttcctaTAAGATTCTTCCAAGGAAGGCCCTCTTCTAGATAAATTTAGAGCACACCATCTTTCAGCAGGTTCCAGTAATATTCCACTGATTATGCGTGAAAAAGACTTCGCTAAGCCGCTCAGTTAATATAGAGCAATTGTTGCTGCATCCTTTATACTTAACAAGCAGTTGCTTATAAGGCCATTCTAAAAAATCTATGCCGCAATTAGGTTCTGAATTTTCTCCTATTACACAATATGCTTTTCAATATAAAATACTGGTATACTTCAGTAAAAATATTCTCTAGCATGAGATTCCAATACTTAAATATTTCTCTTTCGCTCTTACATTTACCCATTTCTTTGCAGTCTGCGCGTATAGACATCTTTTGGAGCTATGTACATATGTGTTTCAAACCTGCTAGCTTATGTGCTACAGGTACCACAAATAAAACCTACTACCTTTTCAATCTCCCTAATTACTTTGCCATTATTGACATCCTTTTGTTTTCCACTACTGCAGAAAACATGGACAATGCGTTTCACTTTGCGCAACTTACTGGCATGTACATTTACTTTTTTGGTTAGCCAGTGAAACATAACGGTCCTGTAACTTATGTAAATAGTGCTTGCTAAAGACTCACCAGTAAATATGATCCTTTTGGCTTGAATTTGTTTTCATCGTTTTTATGATATATCCAAGTTTATAAATAGAAACATAATCGTTGTTTGTCCTGCTGGTATAAGAAATAAGAAATTTGCAGTGATAACAATCAGTTTAATGCAGTTAATTCGTAATAACTTAAAAGAGATTGCAATATTACTATTATGTTAATGATAATATGCGTTGCCAGAAAATGCGATAAATGATACAAATAATACTGCATAAATATTGACTACATATTCATCAATAGTCTTTATACCCAGATCCTTGCTTTTGAAGTTCTTAGATAATAGTTCTACTAACTAAGAAGACGTTGTCAGTGGGATTTTCAAATCTGTATTTTACTATAATATAGTaaagttatttattattttcataaaaaagATATCAGTTGCTAACTTATGAAATTTGGGTCCGGGCTCAGCACCGGCCATTTCCCACTAGTAATAATATATAGAAGAGGGAATGAGAGGAGCTTCTGGTCAATATGAATTGACAAAAAGACCAGGCCATTTCAGTTATTTCCTCTATATGTCCTGCATATACATGTGGAACTTGAAGGGTCCTTTGGGGTATTTACAGCTTTATTCGCTTTGTATTTCGGCGCTGGACTATTGGACCAGTTAATTTTACAGTCCAACACATCAGGTTCCTATGAATTAAACTGTGATGCATATGTGATTGCCACGTTTTGCTAATATGACAACTATTTGCATGGCCAATATATGGATTTATGTACTTTAAGTTTGATTAGGTATATAATTTAACAAAAAGCTAACTTGAGTTATATGCCAAGCTGTAAGAGTTACAGACCACAACAAAGTATAGCATTCAACTTATTTTTCCATGTTGATTTATTTAAAGCCAGGTAAATTTCAAGTTACGGATAAAAACATGTGCTAAATTATGTAACATTTAACAAAATAATCCTTTCATAAGAAACAAATATAACCAAAAATAATTAAATGTTTACTTACCTTAAGATAAGCaacataattaattataaaaccG encodes the following:
- the LOC138871414 gene encoding replication protein A 70 kDa DNA-binding subunit B-like yields the protein MAKKRMIELLDLLLKDLMDSTILFGGKVVVFGEEAKTFVSIDETIEPTNQSQYEDLLHSLNPLGNIRKTDTSLQGTTAKKHTHILYRLTIDKITPQIKEWISKVQVIEKPRPRKSKDGKTRFQIVVVQDENIEREDVLATSSNDSQDVIRMTRDCEVFEDKVVAVLYGEDIEKYADKLTPFSTYLISTAKVRVPLPYGVPTNRFEWVIDRFTVVEEVKDDNLQDPPLPPPTRLNTVPFAYLHDQQRNTEFVSFTVHSFYCSVRPTILTLWEEFADADGSILAAHVAEYPIIVAKRITRTNYAGLSLSTRYNSVILINPPYPQVEGLLNWVRDNRRTLMRYNQQTNSSLVLAPDIVPIVDIPYKSFEVEGKLSPPNDNQDFYELLCSHCGHQYRTHSPKIIHCASCKQRAMLTPRARFEVVMTDSSGSAVATLIGELGEKFLDMTAAGICEIISVKKQPLPLEHVRQRLTHRLFKIQLRKTFSRTSDMRLFIVSYFVKEDLFQLPAAVASKEIGESSNTKLKNVAIGKQLERGESSHSNMQEVIPTEELKNELTTEGSSSTKRKQTELNSSPKKK